A window from Calliopsis andreniformis isolate RMS-2024a chromosome 7, iyCalAndr_principal, whole genome shotgun sequence encodes these proteins:
- the Ufsp1 gene encoding UFM1 specific peptidase 1 produces the protein MIADYTGNLLKNVHENIPPPEPGESWLVRGDYEYWHYGCDGFNDKGWGCGYRTLQTICSWIIKNRNLDQHVPSIRSIQEVLVTLEDKESPFIGSREWIGSIEVCLVLNHLYEVLSKIIHIPSGKRLSEHVGAIKRHFQEFASPVMMGGDRDCSSKCIIGIHEGLRNTYMLVVDPHFIGKAKSIEQLENYHWVKWQNIKNFVDSSFYNLCLPQVKCMTMNAE, from the exons ATGATAGCTGATTATACAGGAAATCTGTTGAAGAATGTTCACGAGAACATTCCTCCTCCTGAACCTGGTGAAAGCTGGTTAGTTCGAGGAGATTATGAGTATTGGcattatggttgcgatggcttcAACGACAAG GGTTGGGGATGTGGGTATAGAACCCTACAAACTATCTGTTCCTGGATTATAAAGAACAGAAATTTAGATCAACACGTACCTAGTATCAGATCTATACAGGAAGTGCTTGTTACATTAGAGGACAAGGAAAGCCCATTTATTGGGTCAAGGGAGTGGATAGGTAGTATTGAA GTATGTCTTGTGTTGAACCACCTGTATGAAGTTCTTAGTAAGATCATTCATATTCCAAGTGGGAAAAGACTATCGGAACATGTAGGTGCTATTAAAAGACACTTCCAGGAGTTTGCTAGTCCTGTCATGATGGGTGGAGATCGGGACTGCTCCAGTAAATGCATAATAGGAATTCACGAAGGTTTAAGAAATACCTACATGTTGGTTGTAGATCCACACTTTATTGGCAAAGCAAAAAGTATAGAACAGTTGGAGAACTACCATTGGGTAAAAtggcaaaatattaaaaattttgtcGATAGTTCTTTCTATAATCTATGTTTACCACAAGTAAAATGTATGACAATGAATGCTGAATAA